One Qipengyuania gaetbuli genomic region harbors:
- a CDS encoding response regulator, producing MSPCSKVLIVDDEALIAFDFEMTLESAGYDVMGPATSLDEAFSMVGNEMPRAAILDIDVNQNPVWPLARQLRSNGTYIVFVSANLHHEELRSEFEQEKRLDKPVSGKDLLAALRPAFA from the coding sequence GTGTCGCCATGTAGCAAGGTCTTGATCGTCGATGACGAGGCATTGATTGCCTTCGATTTCGAGATGACTCTGGAATCGGCAGGCTATGACGTGATGGGCCCCGCGACTTCGCTCGACGAGGCATTCTCCATGGTCGGCAACGAAATGCCGCGTGCTGCCATCCTCGACATCGATGTGAACCAGAACCCGGTCTGGCCGCTGGCCCGCCAGCTGCGCAGCAACGGCACCTATATCGTCTTCGTCAGCGCCAATCTGCACCACGAGGAACTGCGCAGCGAATTCGAGCAGGAAAAGCGGCTCGACAAGCCGGTCAGCGGCAAGGACCTGCTTGCCGCCCTGCGCCCCGCCTTCGCCTGA
- a CDS encoding CheR family methyltransferase, with translation MSEEKDSLPPVVAIGASAGGLEALRELFAGQTESTGMSFVVVQHLDPTHESLMAQLIERYTKMKVTQAEGGEALEADHIYVIPPAHGLAIHDNTLELTEFADPRGQRRPIDDFFDSLAQDRQHKAACVILSGTGADGSRGLRAIKENGGLAVAQDPATARYDGMPVSAIGTGLVDIVAPPSAIIEAIGEFFARTPGDGLRDEAREVADRIDELCDVLRETVGHDFSRYKRSTLVRRVARRMQVLSIEDAGEYVARMRSDADECQALFQDLLINVTQFFRDADDFQSLNESVISELVRKSRDGQELRVWIPGCSSGEEAYSIAMLFAEAMRRFEKRPYLQIFATDIDDKMLDIARSATYPVSALVDIPSDYQHRYIIGGTDTFSVTPQIRDLVRFSLHNLVSDPPFSKIDLISCRNLLIYFDEELQRHVLPLFHFSLRDSGYLFLGTSEGIGRFEDLFETLDQGSRLFRRKNVKSSYNLQLGRGQSPTYVRRRESSMAGNSAPQSGSTEVAALRRIAERYAPVSFLIDGEGTLLQKWGAAGRYLEFPDRLERTVHIPTLARPGLREIIGPMLRKVVETQGRLVNRDLAISTEFGRITASVLCEPVAPGGYLMVIRETGTLEPFTDEELDDFEAGDGQLQFLEEELQNTRHRLRSTVEELETTNEELKSSNEEMMSMNEELQSTNEELTTVNDELKTKVDQVTVANADLKNFVDSTHLMVLVADGKLNLRSFTDAAQAIFGIDERDLGRPVDQLPNSLADDHFVRLARSAAEQGRTEDYRASSKDGSREYIIRAIPYRQIDGAIDGATLVFTDVTEALSMEQNLREERERLRLALEVAKIGVWEYEPTSDKTVLDKTERELLDLDEDEGNTMEPILARLPSEDRDRVNNALRRAMDGESDYDEVFALPLKDGGTRYLHGLGRRIMSSEGAKFIGVTYDITSERETLAQREILLREMNHRVKNLFAIIAAMVSISRREATDLDSFAEDLRDRIHALGRSHSLTSRHTDGSSVTLRELLDTVLAPSHSQQKITFEGPEVEVPTAKLTSIALILHEWATNATKHGGLRDHDGSLDVRWDKVGKDLRIDWEECCSITEDEAGAGFGTRLLEVTTRQLSGTITGEAVATGYRRSLTFPIDS, from the coding sequence ATGAGCGAAGAGAAGGACAGCCTGCCCCCGGTCGTGGCCATCGGCGCATCTGCCGGCGGTCTCGAAGCTCTGCGCGAACTGTTTGCCGGGCAGACCGAGAGCACCGGAATGTCCTTCGTCGTCGTCCAGCATCTCGATCCGACCCACGAATCGCTGATGGCGCAGCTGATCGAACGCTATACGAAGATGAAGGTGACGCAGGCCGAAGGCGGCGAGGCGCTGGAAGCCGACCACATCTATGTCATTCCCCCGGCCCACGGGCTGGCGATCCATGACAACACGCTGGAGCTGACCGAATTTGCCGACCCGCGCGGCCAGCGCCGGCCGATCGACGATTTCTTCGACAGCCTCGCCCAGGACAGGCAGCACAAGGCCGCATGCGTCATCCTGTCGGGGACAGGTGCGGACGGCAGTCGGGGCTTGCGCGCCATCAAGGAAAACGGCGGGCTGGCAGTGGCTCAGGATCCGGCGACTGCCCGCTACGACGGAATGCCGGTGTCGGCCATCGGGACCGGCCTCGTCGACATCGTGGCCCCGCCTTCGGCCATCATCGAGGCAATCGGCGAATTCTTTGCCCGCACGCCTGGCGACGGCTTGCGGGACGAGGCTCGCGAGGTCGCCGACCGGATCGACGAATTGTGCGATGTGCTGCGCGAAACCGTCGGGCATGATTTCTCGCGCTACAAGCGATCGACACTGGTGCGGCGCGTGGCGCGCCGGATGCAGGTGCTCTCGATCGAGGACGCGGGCGAATATGTGGCCCGCATGCGCAGCGATGCCGACGAATGCCAGGCGCTATTCCAGGACTTGCTCATCAACGTCACGCAGTTCTTCCGCGATGCGGACGATTTCCAGTCGCTCAACGAAAGCGTGATTTCCGAACTCGTGCGCAAGTCGCGCGACGGGCAGGAATTGCGCGTCTGGATTCCGGGCTGTTCGAGCGGCGAGGAAGCCTATTCCATCGCCATGCTCTTTGCAGAGGCGATGCGCCGCTTCGAAAAGCGCCCCTACCTGCAGATTTTCGCTACCGACATCGACGACAAGATGCTCGATATCGCGCGCAGCGCGACATATCCCGTTTCGGCGCTGGTCGATATCCCGAGCGATTACCAGCACCGCTATATCATCGGCGGTACGGACACGTTCTCGGTTACCCCGCAAATTCGCGACCTGGTCAGGTTCAGCCTGCACAATCTCGTAAGCGATCCACCCTTCTCCAAGATCGACCTTATCTCATGCCGCAACCTCCTCATCTATTTCGACGAGGAGTTGCAGAGGCACGTGCTGCCGCTGTTCCATTTTTCCCTGCGCGACAGCGGCTATCTCTTCCTCGGCACATCGGAAGGCATCGGCCGGTTCGAAGACCTGTTCGAGACGCTCGACCAGGGCTCGCGGCTGTTCCGGCGAAAGAATGTGAAGAGCAGCTACAACCTCCAGCTCGGCCGTGGCCAGTCGCCTACCTATGTCCGTCGGCGCGAAAGCAGCATGGCAGGCAATAGCGCACCGCAATCCGGATCGACCGAGGTCGCGGCCCTGCGCCGGATTGCCGAACGCTATGCGCCGGTCAGTTTCCTGATCGATGGCGAGGGCACACTGCTCCAGAAATGGGGTGCCGCAGGTCGCTACCTGGAATTCCCGGACCGGCTCGAACGGACGGTCCACATCCCGACGCTGGCGCGGCCGGGCCTGCGGGAAATCATCGGGCCCATGCTGCGAAAGGTGGTCGAAACGCAGGGCAGGCTCGTCAATCGCGACCTCGCGATAAGCACCGAATTCGGGCGCATCACGGCCTCGGTGCTGTGCGAACCGGTCGCGCCGGGCGGATACCTTATGGTGATCCGCGAGACCGGCACGCTGGAGCCTTTCACGGACGAGGAGCTGGACGATTTCGAGGCCGGTGACGGCCAGCTGCAGTTCCTCGAGGAAGAGCTGCAGAACACACGGCATCGCCTGCGCTCGACGGTCGAAGAACTCGAGACGACCAACGAGGAGCTCAAGAGCTCCAACGAAGAAATGATGTCGATGAATGAGGAGCTCCAGTCCACCAACGAGGAGCTGACCACCGTCAATGACGAGCTCAAGACCAAGGTCGACCAGGTCACCGTCGCCAATGCCGACCTCAAGAACTTCGTCGATTCCACCCACCTCATGGTGCTGGTGGCGGACGGGAAGCTCAACCTGCGCAGTTTCACCGATGCGGCACAGGCCATCTTCGGGATCGACGAACGCGATCTGGGTCGCCCGGTCGACCAGCTTCCCAACAGCCTTGCCGACGATCATTTCGTGAGGCTCGCCCGAAGCGCTGCGGAACAAGGGCGGACGGAAGACTACCGCGCGTCCTCCAAGGACGGTTCGCGCGAATATATCATCCGGGCCATCCCCTATCGCCAGATCGACGGGGCCATCGATGGCGCCACCCTGGTTTTCACCGATGTGACCGAAGCCTTGTCGATGGAGCAGAACCTGCGCGAGGAACGCGAACGCCTGCGCCTCGCGCTGGAAGTCGCCAAGATCGGCGTGTGGGAATACGAGCCTACCTCGGACAAGACCGTTCTCGACAAGACCGAGCGCGAACTGCTCGATCTCGACGAGGACGAAGGCAATACGATGGAGCCGATCCTCGCCCGCCTGCCGTCGGAGGACCGCGACCGGGTCAACAATGCGCTGCGCCGCGCGATGGACGGCGAGAGCGATTACGACGAGGTCTTCGCCCTTCCGCTGAAGGACGGCGGTACGCGATATTTGCACGGACTTGGCCGCCGCATCATGAGCAGCGAGGGCGCCAAGTTCATCGGCGTGACCTACGACATCACCAGCGAACGCGAGACACTGGCCCAGCGCGAAATCCTGCTGCGCGAGATGAACCACCGCGTGAAAAACCTGTTCGCGATCATCGCGGCCATGGTGTCGATTTCGCGCCGCGAGGCGACCGATCTCGACAGCTTTGCCGAAGACCTTCGCGACCGGATCCACGCTCTCGGCCGCTCGCACTCGCTAACCTCGCGGCATACGGACGGATCTTCGGTCACCTTGCGCGAATTGCTCGATACGGTCCTTGCCCCTTCGCATTCCCAGCAGAAGATCACCTTCGAGGGACCGGAGGTCGAAGTGCCGACCGCGAAGCTGACATCGATCGCGCTGATCCTGCACGAGTGGGCGACCAATGCGACCAAACACGGCGGACTGCGTGACCACGACGGATCGCTCGATGTCCGCTGGGACAAGGTCGGGAAAGACCTGCGGATCGACTGGGAGGAATGCTGCTCGATTACCGAGGATGAGGCAGGAGCCGGCTTCGGCACGCGCCTACTAGAGGTAACGACCCGCCAGCTTTCGGGCACGATCACGGGCGAAGCGGTGGCGACCGGCTATCGGCGCAGCCTGACCTTCCCGATCGACAGCTAA
- a CDS encoding PAS domain-containing protein, whose amino-acid sequence MYWWKDDSEPAPGFGDLMQRSKVPLTLADVRLPDAPLIGVNEAFCQVTQYAPELCLGRNCRFLQPAGGAGPVRQRMRDFIANDRIEDGKFLVPNVRADGSPFLNLVYMTKLQYNNEIAYIFGSQFEIRRHGEEALQIYETALKQDIRQLGSIAGEMGIVMLGTYEQLASSHSIIAKLRMSWLKGDG is encoded by the coding sequence ATGTACTGGTGGAAGGATGACAGCGAACCCGCGCCCGGGTTCGGTGACCTGATGCAGCGCAGCAAGGTGCCGCTGACGCTGGCCGACGTGCGCCTGCCCGACGCGCCGCTCATCGGGGTCAACGAAGCCTTCTGCCAGGTCACCCAATACGCGCCGGAGCTGTGCTTGGGGCGCAATTGCCGTTTCCTGCAACCGGCAGGCGGGGCCGGTCCGGTCCGCCAGCGCATGCGCGATTTCATCGCCAATGACAGGATAGAGGACGGCAAGTTCCTCGTGCCCAATGTAAGGGCCGACGGATCGCCCTTCCTCAACCTCGTCTACATGACCAAGTTGCAATACAACAATGAAATCGCTTACATATTCGGGTCGCAGTTCGAAATCAGAAGGCACGGCGAAGAAGCCCTGCAGATCTACGAAACGGCGCTGAAACAGGATATCCGCCAGCTCGGTTCGATAGCCGGCGAGATGGGGATCGTCATGCTCGGTACTTACGAGCAGCTGGCATCGAGCCACTCGATCATCGCGAAATTGCGGATGTCGTGGCTGAAGGGGGACGGATGA
- a CDS encoding anti-sigma factor family protein produces the protein MTITPEDIAAFADGELSGEREAQVAAAIAADPELAQQVERHKSLKSMLAGHYAPVLDQPVPDRLAAMLSRPQPAEVVDFAAARERRESRRRLPHWGWVAGPALAASLALAVFLPGQGGDTPAYADTQLAGVLDDRLVANQSPGDETRVLLSFRSEEGRYCRAFSGSAGGGIACRDEAGWKLEALGEGSEGASTDYRMAGAGDAEILALAQEMAAGPALDAQGEEAARKQGWR, from the coding sequence GTGACGATTACCCCAGAAGACATCGCCGCGTTTGCCGATGGCGAACTGTCGGGCGAACGCGAGGCGCAGGTCGCCGCTGCAATCGCGGCCGATCCCGAACTGGCGCAGCAGGTGGAGCGGCACAAATCGCTTAAAAGCATGCTGGCCGGCCATTATGCGCCTGTCCTCGACCAGCCCGTGCCCGACCGGCTGGCCGCGATGCTGTCCCGGCCGCAACCGGCCGAGGTGGTGGATTTCGCTGCGGCCCGCGAGCGGCGCGAGAGCAGGCGGCGCTTGCCGCACTGGGGCTGGGTCGCCGGACCGGCGCTGGCCGCATCGCTGGCGCTTGCCGTGTTCCTGCCGGGCCAAGGCGGCGATACACCTGCCTATGCCGATACGCAGCTTGCCGGCGTGCTCGACGACCGGCTCGTCGCCAACCAGTCGCCGGGGGACGAGACCCGCGTGCTTCTGTCGTTCCGCAGCGAGGAAGGCCGCTATTGCCGCGCGTTCAGCGGCAGCGCGGGCGGCGGAATTGCCTGCCGCGACGAGGCCGGCTGGAAGCTCGAGGCACTTGGCGAGGGCAGCGAAGGCGCCTCGACCGATTACCGCATGGCAGGGGCAGGCGATGCCGAGATCCTGGCCCTGGCACAGGAAATGGCAGCGGGTCCGGCGCTCGATGCACAGGGCGAAGAAGCCGCGCGCAAGCAGGGCTGGCGCTGA
- a CDS encoding RNA polymerase sigma factor gives MRRFAIGLSGNPSDGDDLCQMTIERALANRSRWEEGTRLDSWMYRIMRNIWIDEGRKTTRSLQTFVAEEAGVGVGGDGAQEAAVELSNVDRAMQKLPEDQREAVLLVMVEGYAYKEAAEIVGCPVGTLNSRLVRGRDALMAMLGEAS, from the coding sequence TTGCGTCGTTTCGCAATCGGGCTGTCCGGCAATCCGTCCGACGGTGACGATCTCTGCCAGATGACCATCGAGCGCGCGCTGGCCAACCGGTCCCGCTGGGAAGAAGGCACGCGGCTCGACAGCTGGATGTATCGGATCATGCGCAATATCTGGATCGACGAGGGCCGCAAGACGACGCGCAGCCTGCAGACCTTCGTGGCCGAGGAGGCCGGCGTGGGTGTCGGCGGCGACGGCGCGCAGGAAGCCGCGGTCGAGCTGTCCAACGTCGATCGCGCCATGCAGAAACTGCCGGAAGACCAGCGCGAGGCCGTGCTGCTCGTGATGGTGGAAGGCTATGCCTACAAGGAAGCGGCCGAAATCGTCGGCTGCCCGGTCGGCACGCTCAATTCCCGCCTCGTGCGCGGCCGCGACGCGCTGATGGCCATGCTCGGAGAAGCATCGTGA
- a CDS encoding S8 family serine peptidase: protein MRVFSLLCAALALVTAPLAAQVALPRVQLPQVGPVVGETLDTLDETRAGVQRTVERLARDRLRTIDRLVRRNADAIEYDAAGAPARRGELLVMDVSPDTLAPALEAGFTLLSREEVEGLNISLMRLGVPEGMDLAEAQAALGILLPQAQVSADNLHFQSGTANGAVLAISAQGSAGSAAPVGMIDGAPGPVVKVTETRGFAAGAPFPSHHGSSVASLLTHAGAGTIRVADVYGTDKAGGNALAMAKGLGWLVSRGSKVVTISLVGPRNAVLERAIGAAQRKGVVVVAAVGNDGPAAPPAYPASYDGVIAVTAVDGKRRALIEAGRALHLDYAAPGADIYGRNAKGRRIGLRGTSFATPLVAARLARALAQGRNWRAALDAEAVDLGRKGHDDTYGRGLVCGGCTGR, encoded by the coding sequence ATGCGAGTTTTTTCCCTGCTTTGCGCCGCACTGGCACTGGTTACCGCGCCGCTGGCCGCGCAGGTCGCGCTGCCGCGCGTGCAGCTGCCGCAGGTGGGGCCGGTTGTGGGCGAAACGCTCGACACGCTCGACGAGACGCGCGCCGGAGTGCAGCGCACGGTTGAACGGCTCGCGCGCGACCGCCTGCGCACGATAGACCGGCTGGTGCGTCGCAATGCCGATGCAATCGAGTACGATGCGGCAGGCGCACCCGCGCGGCGCGGCGAGCTGCTGGTGATGGACGTTTCCCCCGACACCTTGGCCCCTGCGCTGGAGGCAGGCTTCACCCTCCTCTCGCGCGAAGAGGTCGAGGGGCTGAATATCTCGCTCATGCGCCTCGGCGTGCCGGAGGGGATGGACCTTGCAGAAGCGCAAGCGGCGCTCGGCATCCTCCTGCCGCAGGCACAGGTCAGCGCCGACAACCTCCACTTCCAGTCGGGCACCGCCAATGGCGCGGTGCTGGCCATCTCGGCGCAAGGTAGTGCCGGCAGCGCAGCACCGGTCGGCATGATCGACGGTGCACCGGGCCCTGTAGTAAAGGTCACGGAAACGCGCGGCTTTGCCGCTGGCGCGCCCTTCCCGAGCCACCACGGCAGCTCGGTCGCATCGCTGCTCACCCATGCCGGTGCGGGCACCATCCGCGTGGCGGACGTGTACGGCACCGACAAGGCCGGCGGCAACGCGCTCGCCATGGCCAAGGGGCTGGGCTGGCTGGTTTCGCGCGGCAGCAAGGTGGTGACGATCAGCCTCGTGGGACCGCGCAATGCGGTGCTCGAACGGGCGATCGGCGCAGCCCAGCGCAAAGGCGTGGTGGTGGTTGCGGCGGTCGGCAATGACGGCCCGGCCGCCCCGCCCGCCTATCCGGCCTCCTATGACGGCGTGATTGCCGTGACCGCGGTCGACGGCAAGCGCCGCGCACTGATCGAGGCGGGCCGCGCGCTCCATCTCGACTATGCCGCGCCGGGCGCGGACATCTATGGCCGCAATGCCAAGGGCAGGCGCATCGGCCTGCGCGGTACGTCCTTTGCCACCCCGCTGGTCGCGGCCCGCCTGGCGCGGGCCTTGGCGCAGGGCCGCAACTGGCGCGCCGCGCTCGATGCAGAGGCCGTGGACCTAGGACGCAAGGGCCATGACGACACCTATGGCAGGGGCCTTGTCTGCGGCGGCTGCACCGGACGCTGA
- a CDS encoding zinc-ribbon domain-containing protein, with amino-acid sequence MIIACPACSTRYVVPDSAIGVDGRTVRCAKCKHSWFQDGAEVEGVVASEAAAPPPPPPPPPPAPVQREESAPARPGFSFAESEADVATAEAPPVEDAVEDEAPDFDATTPPSYDEEQPAPPPVSRAYEDEDDFVSSFDHAPPFRPRRNMMKLWTWAAATFAVLALGAVVAITQFGTPSWWPVDKPAFGQAQPDLELRFPQESQSWRELENKTYLFSARIEVENKARESRRLPPIQIVMLNEREQQVFTWIVQPPQPTLAPGETITIDEASTQVPRNAVYADVGWAPL; translated from the coding sequence ATGATTATTGCCTGTCCTGCCTGCAGCACGCGCTATGTCGTTCCCGATAGCGCAATCGGCGTGGACGGCCGCACGGTGCGCTGCGCCAAGTGCAAGCATTCCTGGTTCCAGGACGGGGCCGAAGTCGAAGGCGTGGTGGCCAGCGAAGCGGCAGCTCCGCCGCCGCCCCCACCGCCTCCTCCTCCCGCGCCGGTGCAGCGCGAAGAAAGCGCGCCCGCACGCCCGGGCTTCAGTTTCGCTGAAAGCGAGGCTGACGTCGCCACGGCGGAAGCCCCGCCGGTCGAGGATGCGGTAGAGGACGAAGCGCCCGATTTCGATGCTACGACACCCCCTTCCTATGACGAGGAACAGCCGGCCCCGCCGCCGGTTAGCCGCGCCTACGAGGACGAGGACGATTTCGTTTCCAGCTTCGACCATGCGCCGCCGTTCCGCCCGCGCCGCAACATGATGAAGCTGTGGACCTGGGCGGCAGCGACCTTCGCCGTGCTGGCGCTGGGCGCAGTGGTGGCGATCACCCAGTTCGGCACGCCGTCCTGGTGGCCGGTAGACAAGCCCGCTTTCGGCCAGGCGCAGCCCGACCTCGAACTGCGCTTCCCGCAGGAATCGCAGAGCTGGCGCGAGCTGGAAAACAAGACCTACCTCTTCTCCGCCCGGATCGAGGTAGAAAACAAGGCGCGCGAAAGCCGCCGCCTGCCGCCGATCCAGATCGTCATGCTCAACGAGCGCGAACAACAGGTCTTCACCTGGATCGTCCAGCCGCCGCAGCCCACGCTGGCCCCGGGCGAGACGATCACCATCGACGAGGCGAGCACGCAGGTCCCGCGCAACGCGGTCTATGCCGACGTGGGCTGGGCCCCGCTCTGA